In Pseudomonas sp. MYb327, one DNA window encodes the following:
- a CDS encoding cation transporter: MSNRGEQSLLKQSTFLMLAVTFAGIITGFVSGAQSILFDGFFSLIAAFIKVLMLITARLIAKESNQRFQFGSWHLEPMVLVIEGSFIFLVAVYAFLNGVFGIISGGREVELGLVIFYAAFFTVVELIYFFYVRQRNRTLKSSLIQFDNISWLVDAMLSAGLLVSFLIALLLKTQGYDNWAVYVDPMILILLALGMLPPAFKILGPALRDVLGIVPDQLDDKVNQVLAAAKIEHGFDDYISYVQKHGRACFIEIHIVLPTDYRLHSVVQLDALREEISAKLGKPDAARWLTISFTGDRKWIA, from the coding sequence GTGAGTAATCGAGGCGAGCAGTCACTGCTCAAACAATCGACCTTCCTGATGCTCGCCGTGACATTCGCCGGGATCATCACCGGTTTTGTGTCGGGCGCCCAATCCATCCTGTTCGATGGCTTCTTTTCGTTAATTGCGGCCTTCATCAAGGTCCTGATGCTGATCACCGCCCGGCTGATCGCCAAGGAAAGCAATCAGCGCTTCCAGTTCGGTTCCTGGCATCTGGAACCCATGGTGCTGGTGATCGAAGGCAGTTTCATATTCCTCGTAGCCGTCTATGCCTTTCTCAACGGCGTGTTCGGCATCATCAGTGGTGGCCGCGAGGTCGAACTGGGGCTGGTGATCTTCTACGCGGCGTTCTTCACTGTCGTTGAACTCATTTATTTCTTCTACGTCCGCCAACGCAATCGCACACTCAAATCATCGCTGATCCAGTTCGACAACATCAGTTGGCTAGTGGACGCGATGCTGTCGGCGGGGCTGCTGGTGAGCTTCCTCATCGCGCTGCTGCTCAAGACTCAGGGTTACGACAACTGGGCGGTGTATGTCGATCCGATGATTCTGATTCTGCTGGCCTTGGGCATGCTTCCTCCGGCGTTCAAAATCCTCGGGCCGGCATTGCGCGATGTATTGGGGATTGTCCCGGATCAACTGGACGACAAGGTAAACCAGGTGCTGGCGGCGGCGAAGATCGAGCACGGTTTCGACGATTACATTTCCTACGTGCAAAAACACGGACGGGCCTGTTTTATCGAGATTCACATTGTGTTGCCGACGGACTATCGGCTGCACAGCGTGGTGCAACTGGATGCACTGCGGGAGGAGATTTCCGCGAAGCTCGGCAAGCCTGATGCGGCGCGATGGCTGACCATCAGTTTTACCGGGGACAGGAAGTGGATTGCGTGA